The DNA window ACCGCCGCGATGGTCGGTTTAGCGATGTCGATGTTGCGGCCGAACTGCGGGGCGAAGTCCAGTGGCGGAACCGCCAGCGCCTGGTGCGCCATCTCTTTAAGGTCGCCGCCGGCGCAGAATGCCTTTTCACCCGCGCCGGTCAAAACGAGTACGCGCGCGTCAGCGTCCTCATTGAACCGACGTGCGCCATCCCATAATCCTTGGCGCACGGCGACACTGAGCGCATTGCGAGAGTGGGGCCGGTTGATAGTCAGCCAGGCCACCCCATCGACGACGTCATAAATCACCGGATCATCCAAGGTAGTCCTTCCGCGTGTTCTGGGCACTGTCTCCATCGACAATGCCGGCGTCCCATCGGCGACCACTTGGACGTCCCAGCGACACCTTCTGCGGGGCGTGCAGGTCTGCCTGGATTTTTCATCGAATGTGGAGCTCAGGGGTGTCGTTAACGTGAAAGGTGCACTGCCGCAAGGATAATCGGAGTATTCGAGGCTCGGTTATCCAGGATGGGAGTGCACCTGTCAGATGCAGGCTACTACGGATTGGTCGAAGAATGTCCGAGTTGAGGTCCGTGGCGACGACGTGGTCGGGCACGCCGGTAACGTGATACCCCGGTTGCTGGCCGACAATCTGGGTTTGACCAGCGGTTTGTCGTCGGTGCTGTCGCGCCCAGAAGTCACCCACGACCGAGGCGCGGTGTTGCGCGATGTGGCGGTATCGATCGCCGGCGGCGCGCAGAACCTGGCCGGCACCGCGGTGCTGCGCGATCAGCACCGGTTGTTTCAGGCGGTGGCGTCGGTTCCGACGATGTGGCGGTCCCTGGGCGAGATCGACGAGCAGAGCATCACCGAGGTCACGGCCGTGCGCAACAAGGTCCGCTCTCGGGTGTGGGAGGCGATCGAGGCCCGCCACGGTGCGATCCCGGCTTCGCAGACCTGCTATGGGGACCTCGGGGACACGATCGTGATCCGCATCGACGCGTCGCTGATTCAGTCGCACAGCGATAAGCAGCACGCCGCAGGCAATTTCAAAGGCGGGTTTGGCTTCCACCCGCTGTTGGCGTGGTGTGACAACACCGGCGAACTGCTGGCGGTGATCGCCCGTGCAGGCAACGCCGGCTCGAACACCGCGGCCGATCATATCGCGATCATCGACGCCGCGATCGCGGCGATCCCGGCCAAGTGGCGCCGCAAGTTGCTGGTCACCATCGACGGCGCGGGTTCAAGCCACGCCGTCGTCGAACACCTGGAGAAACTCAATGCCCGGCCGGGGATGTCAGTGGGCTACTCGGTCGGATTCGACCTCGATGAGCGGGTCCGGGTCGCGATCGGCCAGATGCCCGATGCGGGATGGCAAGCCGCACTGGATGCCACCGGAGCGGCCCGTGACGACGCCCAGGTCGCCGAGTTGACCGGGCTGCTGCGCCACAGCACCGGAGGGGATCGGCTGGTCGGCTGGCCGGCCGGCATGCGCATCCTGGTGCGGCGCGAAGAAATCGAACACGGCACCCAGTTGTCATTGTTCGAGCAGCTGGCCGGCTACCGCTACCAGGTCCTCGCCACCTCGACTGCCGGTGGACAACCCCAGCGACTGGAAGCCCGCCACCGCGTCCACGCCCGGGTGGAGGGCTTCATCCGCACCGGCAAAGACACCGGCCTGGCCCGCTGGCCCTCACACTCGTTCGCCATCAACACCGCTTGGGTCACCGCCGTCGCGATCGCCATCGACCTGCTGTGCTGGATGCGACTGCTACTCCTGGACGGCCCACTGGCCAAAGCCGAACCCGCCACCCTGCGCTACCGGCTGCTGCACGCCGCGGCCCGGCTGATCAAACGATCCCGCTACCTGATCCTGCGGATCCCCCAAACCTGGCCCTGGGCACAAGAATTCGCCGACGCCCTCAACAGGGTCCGCGCCATACCCTGACCCACAGGCCCCTATGCCCTCTCGACCCCAAGAAAGGAGTAACCACCCCCGGGATAAAGGACCCGGCGTCACCGCACGACACGCGGCGCCGCCGCCTACCCCCAGCCTCAAAACCTCGACAAAGCTGCCGCCCCGCAGACCGCCACAGCAGAACCCGGGCCACCGTGAAATTCTGAGGTCTGGGCTGCGACGGGGTCTTCGATTTTATCGCCTCCAACGCCACCTAATTGGAGTAGTCGACTTGGAAGTGGGGACTGGTAACACCGTTCCCGCCACAAGTCGCAGCATATGTGACTAAGCATTCACGATTGTGGGACGTGACGACGATTCGATGCAGGCGGGTGACTGGGTGGGCTCTCAGTTGTCGAGTTCAAAGGACGATTGTGCTATCCATCGGCGCCCCAGTAATGTTAACCACTGATAACGTGAGGGCGCTCGGGGCCACTGGATGTGTCATTGCCGGGCCCGCACCGGTTGAGAGTTCAGGAGGAGACGTGATGTACCTCACGCAGGGCTTGCACAGAGCACTGCAACAACACCCGGACCGCCTCGCCACCATCGACGCGGATCGAACACGGACCTATGCGCAGTCCGCACAACGAATCGCGAAGTTGGCGAGCGCATTACGGACGATTGGCGTTAACCGCGGGGATCGCGTCGGCATGCTGGCGCTCAACTCCGACCGTTACCATGAGTACCTGCTGGCGGTGCCGTGGGCGGACGCGGTATTAAACCCGATCAATATCCGCTGGAGCCCTCCGGAGATTGCCTACGCCCTGCGCGACTCCCAAACCGATGTCTTATTTGTCGATGACGCCTTCAGTCCAGCAGTCCCCGCACTTCGCGCGTCATATCCTGACCTGCGCGCAGTCGTTCATTGCGGAAACGCCCCGACCCCGGAGGGAATGTTCTGCTATGAGGAACTCATAGCCGGCGGCGAAGTCGGTGATGACGTGCGGCGCAGCGGCGATCAACTGGCCGGTGTGTTCTACACCGGTGGCACCACGGGTCTACCCAAGGGCGTCATGCTTAGCCACGCGAACCTGATGACCTCCGTGCTGGGAATGCTCAGCGTGGGAAGCTTTCTGAGTTCGGAGGCTCGACTGCTTCATGTTGCGCCGTTGTTCCATCTCGCGGACTTGGCCGCCTGGGCGGGGCAAACCACCCTGGGTGGCACACATGTGATGCTCTCGACTTTCGAGCCCAGTGCCATTCTCCAGACCATCGAACGCCACCAGGTCACCGACGTCCTTTTAGTGCCGACCATGCTGCAGATGGTCGTCGACCATCCCGCCGTCAGGGATTACGACCTCTCCAGCCTCAGAAACGTGATGTACGGGGCATCGCCGATTTCCGAGGCGGTCCTGTCGCGCGCGATGAAGACCGTGCGGTCGGCGCGATTCATGCAGGGTTATGGCATGACAGAACTGTCCCCCCTAGCCACAGTCCTGCGTCCTGAGGACCACGAGCATCCGGACCTATTGCGTTCAGCCGGCCGCGCCGCGCCCTGCGCCGAGGTCAAAATCGTCGATGCTGACGATAAGGAAGTGCCGCCGGGCAATACCGGCGAAATCGTCGTGCGTGGCGGCAACGTGATGTTGGGCTACTGGAATAAACCAGACGAGACAGCGGCCGCGCTGCGCAATGGGTGGATGCACACCGGTGACGCCGGTTACATGGACGAGCGGGGTTATGTGTTCGTCGTCGACCGCATCAAAGACATGATTATCTCGGGTGGCGAGAATGTCTACTCGACGGAAGTCGAGAATGTTCTGTCCAGGCACCCGGAGGTGGCGGCGTGCGCGGTCATCGGAGTTGCCGATGAAAATTGGGGCGAGCGCGTTCATGCGGTCGTCGTCTTGACCGAAAACTCCTCGGTGACAGCCGAAGAGCTCAGAGACTTCTGTAAG is part of the Mycobacterium sp. HUMS_12744610 genome and encodes:
- a CDS encoding IS1380 family transposase; amino-acid sequence: MQATTDWSKNVRVEVRGDDVVGHAGNVIPRLLADNLGLTSGLSSVLSRPEVTHDRGAVLRDVAVSIAGGAQNLAGTAVLRDQHRLFQAVASVPTMWRSLGEIDEQSITEVTAVRNKVRSRVWEAIEARHGAIPASQTCYGDLGDTIVIRIDASLIQSHSDKQHAAGNFKGGFGFHPLLAWCDNTGELLAVIARAGNAGSNTAADHIAIIDAAIAAIPAKWRRKLLVTIDGAGSSHAVVEHLEKLNARPGMSVGYSVGFDLDERVRVAIGQMPDAGWQAALDATGAARDDAQVAELTGLLRHSTGGDRLVGWPAGMRILVRREEIEHGTQLSLFEQLAGYRYQVLATSTAGGQPQRLEARHRVHARVEGFIRTGKDTGLARWPSHSFAINTAWVTAVAIAIDLLCWMRLLLLDGPLAKAEPATLRYRLLHAAARLIKRSRYLILRIPQTWPWAQEFADALNRVRAIP
- a CDS encoding acyl-CoA synthetase, whose protein sequence is MYLTQGLHRALQQHPDRLATIDADRTRTYAQSAQRIAKLASALRTIGVNRGDRVGMLALNSDRYHEYLLAVPWADAVLNPINIRWSPPEIAYALRDSQTDVLFVDDAFSPAVPALRASYPDLRAVVHCGNAPTPEGMFCYEELIAGGEVGDDVRRSGDQLAGVFYTGGTTGLPKGVMLSHANLMTSVLGMLSVGSFLSSEARLLHVAPLFHLADLAAWAGQTTLGGTHVMLSTFEPSAILQTIERHQVTDVLLVPTMLQMVVDHPAVRDYDLSSLRNVMYGASPISEAVLSRAMKTVRSARFMQGYGMTELSPLATVLRPEDHEHPDLLRSAGRAAPCAEVKIVDADDKEVPPGNTGEIVVRGGNVMLGYWNKPDETAAALRNGWMHTGDAGYMDERGYVFVVDRIKDMIISGGENVYSTEVENVLSRHPEVAACAVIGVADENWGERVHAVVVLTENSSVTAEELRDFCKTQIAGYKAPRTASFVDALPLSGAGKVLKRELRKQFRQECTSTSRGR